A section of the Festucalex cinctus isolate MCC-2025b chromosome 7, RoL_Fcin_1.0, whole genome shotgun sequence genome encodes:
- the LOC144021866 gene encoding uncharacterized protein LOC144021866 isoform X1, translating to MLPSSSLVVYFLLVASVHVTFAAKQIPRRRLKLTDDEVRRAGLEPRDNLVDQRSSGSLEPGEPAAAFTVPTLNGEFVYQPGVAGSAGVSVVIHAFTNKSAFLECLWSSSASLASLVEELPASAQVLFLSLDDSAVTDALWMRERLHDAATKHGQKEVLSRLHVSPVPVFAVGNWIASVLYSWACVGHNCGLAQAVFTSQGWDFPVIVKRLDARYDWLTGRWAQTRYELRDAGDGCEPSPSVEGAVAWLSEGNCSFFTKVQNMAKSDASGVLVYALAGNAIQDMNCVDTECLTPLDLPAAMVHVHPAVSRALRSGVGVNVSFQTTPSPNFFIGIDQQGALAEMGWFLYPSFSFLNWQAQWFDFSTALQLKLESPATVVSVFANVQMQGDKGAVADVNMPLDLSTFDTLMLDASLSCPGSRDASCPQWDHTVQLFVCCDHLGPYCHVELGRWITAFRRRIGRWQTDVSPLLPVLDAGVCRFTMKTAPWAMPWMVSLNLRFSVANRTEEKLRPFRVMSLYDGGTFDKTYNQRYPPIKFPVPASAKKVELYAVITGHGSDDNGCGEFCVTSHHFLVNAVHNNTRSFDSAGSALGCAERVNEGGVPNEHGTWLYGRGGWCDGLQVDPWRLDVTAQLDVSGQASNTVRYFGLFNGKDPNPTQQPGYIVMSSFLIFYK from the exons ATGTTGCCTTCATCGTCTCTTGTGGTCTACTTCCTGCTTGTAGCTAGCGTTCACGTGACGTTCGCCGCCAAACAGATACCGAGGCGAAGGCTGAAGTTGACCGACGATGAGGTGAGGCGAGCGGGCTTGGAGCCCCGCGACAACTTGGTGGACCAGAGAAGCTCCGGTAGTCTGGAGCCTGGAGAACCCGCTGCCGCGTTCACGGTGCCGACTTTGAATGGAGAGTTTGTGTACCAGCCAGGAGTGGCGGGTTCAGCAGGGGTCTCAGTGGTCATCCACGCTTTTACCAACAAGTCTGCTTTCCTTGAGTGTTTGTGGAGCTCCTCGGCATCCTTGGCCAGCCTTGTGGAAGAACTGCCCGCCAGCGCTCAGGTGCTCTTCCTATCTCTGGACGACTCTGCGGTCACGGACGCGCTCTGGATGCGGGAAAGGCTGCACGACGCCGCCACCAAGCATGG TCAAAAGGAGGTTTTATCCAGACTTCACGTGTCTCCGGTGCCGGTATTTGCTGTTGGCAACTGGATCGCCAGCGTCTTGTACTCCTGGGCCTGCGTGGGGCACAACTGTGGCCTAGCCCAGGCTGTGTTCACTTCACAGG GATGGGATTTTCCCGTAATCGTCAAACGACTGGACGCAAGATACGACTGGCTGACAGGTCGCTGGGCTCAGACGAGGTACGAACTGAGGGACGCGGGGGACGGCTGCGAGCCGTCGCCGTCTGTGGAGGGTGCCGTCGCCTGGTTGTCAGAGGGGAACTGCTCCTTCTTCACCAAG GTCCAAAATATGGCCAAGTCCGACGCGTCTGGCGTGCTTGTCTACGCCCTCGCAGGAAACGCCATCCAGGACATGAACTGCGTGGACACAGAGTGTCTTACGCCACTTGACCTGCCCGCAGCCATGGTGCACGTCCATCCGGCCGTCAGCCGTGCGCTCAG gtcAGGTGTGGGTGTGAACGTGTCTTTCCAGACCACCCCATCTCCCAACTTCTTCATCGGCATCgaccagcagggggcgctggcCGAGATGGGCTGGTTCCTCTACCCCTCCTTCAGCTTCCTCAACTGGCAGGCACAGTG GTTTGACTTCTCCACAGCTCTGCAGCTGAAACTGGAATCTCCCGCAACTGTAGTGTCCGTCTTTGCCAACGTGCAAATGCAAGGGGACAAAGGGGCCGTTGCTGATGTCAACAtgccgctag ACTTATCTACATTCGACACGCTGATGTTGGACGCGTCATTGTCATGTCCCGGCAGCAGAGACGCGTCGTGTCCTCAGTGGGATCACACGGTTCAACTTTTTGTCTGCTGCGATCACCTGGGACCGTATTGCCACGTCGAGCTGGGACGCTGGATCACCGCTTTCCGAAG aaggATTGGTCGCTGGCAGACAGACGTGTCTCCGCTCCTTCCGGTGCTGGACGCCGGTGTTTGCCGCTTCACCATGAAGACGGCACCGTGGGCCATGCCCTGGATGGTTTCCCTCAACCTGAGGTTCAGCGTCGCCAACCGCACAG AAGAGAAGCTCCGCCCTTTCCGAGTAATGTCACTGTACGACGGCGGAACATTTGACAAGACGTACAATCAGCGCTACCCGCCAATCAAGTTCCCGGTGCCCGCCTCCGCCAAAAAG GTGGAGCTCTACGCCGTCATCACGGGACACGGCAGCGACGACAACGGGTGCGGAGAGTTCTGCGTCACCTCGCACCACTTCCTGGTCAACGCCGTTCACAACAACACGCGATCCTTCGACTCTGCGG GTTCAGCGCTGGGCTGTGCCGAGCGCGTGAATGAGGGCGGCGTACCCAACGAGCACGGCACGTGGTTGTACGGCCGCGGGGGCTGGTGTGACGGGCTGCAGGTGGACCCTTGGAGGCTCGACGTCACCGCGCAG TTGGATGTTAGCGGTCAGGCATCCAACACGGTTCGGTACTTCGGTCTGTTCAACGGGAAGGATCCGAACCCGACTCAGCAGCCAGGTTACATCGTCATGTCGTCTTTCCTCATCTTCTACAAATGA
- the LOC144021866 gene encoding uncharacterized protein LOC144021866 isoform X2 — protein sequence MLPSSSLVVYFLLVASVHVTFAAKQIPRRRLKLTDDEVRRAGLEPRDNLVDQRSSGSLEPGEPAAAFTVPTLNGEFVYQPGVAGSAGVSVVIHAFTNKSAFLECLWSSSASLASLVEELPASAQVLFLSLDDSAVTDALWMRERLHDAATKHGQKEVLSRLHVSPVPVFAVGNWIASVLYSWACVGHNCGLAQAVFTSQGWDFPVIVKRLDARYDWLTGRWAQTRYELRDAGDGCEPSPSVEGAVAWLSEGNCSFFTKVQNMAKSDASGVLVYALAGNAIQDMNCVDTECLTPLDLPAAMVHVHPAVSRALRSGVGVNVSFQTTPSPNFFIGIDQQGALAEMGWFLYPSFSFLNWQAQWFDFSTALQLKLESPATVVSVFANVQMQGDKGAVADVNMPLDLSTFDTLMLDASLSCPGSRDASCPQWDHTVQLFVCCDHLGPYCHVELGRWITAFRRIGRWQTDVSPLLPVLDAGVCRFTMKTAPWAMPWMVSLNLRFSVANRTEEKLRPFRVMSLYDGGTFDKTYNQRYPPIKFPVPASAKKVELYAVITGHGSDDNGCGEFCVTSHHFLVNAVHNNTRSFDSAGSALGCAERVNEGGVPNEHGTWLYGRGGWCDGLQVDPWRLDVTAQLDVSGQASNTVRYFGLFNGKDPNPTQQPGYIVMSSFLIFYK from the exons ATGTTGCCTTCATCGTCTCTTGTGGTCTACTTCCTGCTTGTAGCTAGCGTTCACGTGACGTTCGCCGCCAAACAGATACCGAGGCGAAGGCTGAAGTTGACCGACGATGAGGTGAGGCGAGCGGGCTTGGAGCCCCGCGACAACTTGGTGGACCAGAGAAGCTCCGGTAGTCTGGAGCCTGGAGAACCCGCTGCCGCGTTCACGGTGCCGACTTTGAATGGAGAGTTTGTGTACCAGCCAGGAGTGGCGGGTTCAGCAGGGGTCTCAGTGGTCATCCACGCTTTTACCAACAAGTCTGCTTTCCTTGAGTGTTTGTGGAGCTCCTCGGCATCCTTGGCCAGCCTTGTGGAAGAACTGCCCGCCAGCGCTCAGGTGCTCTTCCTATCTCTGGACGACTCTGCGGTCACGGACGCGCTCTGGATGCGGGAAAGGCTGCACGACGCCGCCACCAAGCATGG TCAAAAGGAGGTTTTATCCAGACTTCACGTGTCTCCGGTGCCGGTATTTGCTGTTGGCAACTGGATCGCCAGCGTCTTGTACTCCTGGGCCTGCGTGGGGCACAACTGTGGCCTAGCCCAGGCTGTGTTCACTTCACAGG GATGGGATTTTCCCGTAATCGTCAAACGACTGGACGCAAGATACGACTGGCTGACAGGTCGCTGGGCTCAGACGAGGTACGAACTGAGGGACGCGGGGGACGGCTGCGAGCCGTCGCCGTCTGTGGAGGGTGCCGTCGCCTGGTTGTCAGAGGGGAACTGCTCCTTCTTCACCAAG GTCCAAAATATGGCCAAGTCCGACGCGTCTGGCGTGCTTGTCTACGCCCTCGCAGGAAACGCCATCCAGGACATGAACTGCGTGGACACAGAGTGTCTTACGCCACTTGACCTGCCCGCAGCCATGGTGCACGTCCATCCGGCCGTCAGCCGTGCGCTCAG gtcAGGTGTGGGTGTGAACGTGTCTTTCCAGACCACCCCATCTCCCAACTTCTTCATCGGCATCgaccagcagggggcgctggcCGAGATGGGCTGGTTCCTCTACCCCTCCTTCAGCTTCCTCAACTGGCAGGCACAGTG GTTTGACTTCTCCACAGCTCTGCAGCTGAAACTGGAATCTCCCGCAACTGTAGTGTCCGTCTTTGCCAACGTGCAAATGCAAGGGGACAAAGGGGCCGTTGCTGATGTCAACAtgccgctag ACTTATCTACATTCGACACGCTGATGTTGGACGCGTCATTGTCATGTCCCGGCAGCAGAGACGCGTCGTGTCCTCAGTGGGATCACACGGTTCAACTTTTTGTCTGCTGCGATCACCTGGGACCGTATTGCCACGTCGAGCTGGGACGCTGGATCACCGCTTTCCGAAG gATTGGTCGCTGGCAGACAGACGTGTCTCCGCTCCTTCCGGTGCTGGACGCCGGTGTTTGCCGCTTCACCATGAAGACGGCACCGTGGGCCATGCCCTGGATGGTTTCCCTCAACCTGAGGTTCAGCGTCGCCAACCGCACAG AAGAGAAGCTCCGCCCTTTCCGAGTAATGTCACTGTACGACGGCGGAACATTTGACAAGACGTACAATCAGCGCTACCCGCCAATCAAGTTCCCGGTGCCCGCCTCCGCCAAAAAG GTGGAGCTCTACGCCGTCATCACGGGACACGGCAGCGACGACAACGGGTGCGGAGAGTTCTGCGTCACCTCGCACCACTTCCTGGTCAACGCCGTTCACAACAACACGCGATCCTTCGACTCTGCGG GTTCAGCGCTGGGCTGTGCCGAGCGCGTGAATGAGGGCGGCGTACCCAACGAGCACGGCACGTGGTTGTACGGCCGCGGGGGCTGGTGTGACGGGCTGCAGGTGGACCCTTGGAGGCTCGACGTCACCGCGCAG TTGGATGTTAGCGGTCAGGCATCCAACACGGTTCGGTACTTCGGTCTGTTCAACGGGAAGGATCCGAACCCGACTCAGCAGCCAGGTTACATCGTCATGTCGTCTTTCCTCATCTTCTACAAATGA